Genomic segment of Mustelus asterias unplaced genomic scaffold, sMusAst1.hap1.1 HAP1_SCAFFOLD_220, whole genome shotgun sequence:
caaacaagctgaaaataCCTCAAACTGGCTGGACAATGTTAAAGGCTAAGGCTCCTGTCTGTGAGTTCCCTTATCTGTCTCACTCTCCtgttcctgaccactgaccaaatcagcagACCCTGGGCCAAGAGGTGTGACTGCTCCCTGATACAAAGaatccaggtaactttccccctccctgatgcattgcagtgtctgtagttcagcctccagctcataaACTCTGAACCAGAGCTGCTTGAActtcacttactgcagacatggttgccctggatcaaactgacagccaggagctcccacatgctgcagctgtgACACATCTTTAATGTGTGCGAATAAACTGTTTAATTATTTTACCTAATTacatattttatttttgttttcaagtATTTTAGTTTTTAAGtattttattaaccttaccaCCAGTTGCTGTACTTTTTTAATCCTTAAGAATAGAATAAACCGTAGTCACTTAGCAGATCCTCACCAAAAATCTAGCTTCTTCTCCTGTCGAAGAGTAAGATCACTTCCTGACGGCtgagaaagttagaaagcaaaacAGCACCTCTTTCCCTTTCTTCTCTAACTCCCTTAATTACCCAACTCCCAGAACTCTATTCTAAGCTACATTCAAGTGATGCCGGTTCagagctgtttctgagctgcagattcgatacaatactcacttgcagacatggacatcaaggcctgtatgggtctccaggccatcatgcacaccatcatgatagggaggatggagatggtgttgccagccatgtacatgatgaacagattcatgggcagctgtttcaatgggCCCAAGGCGATGTCCCAGCAGCgctgaaaacagaaagtgagcaGGGTATCAGTAAAGGGGGCCGGTTAGGGGAGGCCATATACTGATCTTATATCCAGGCCTTGAAGTAAGCATGATGATTAACCCTTTATCACACAGGCTGCTGTGGTTCACCAAGGTACTTCACCACCGTGGACAAACCAGGGGCGTTGTCAGTCACACACTAAAGACACATTCAAATCCAACTTACTTTCTCAACCAGGATCCAGTCTGTTTCTTGGACACAGATGTCTGGCAGCTGTTTGTCCGAATATGCGACTGGGTACATGGAGTCTCTCTGGCCACACTGTTGATCACGGCTCCtgtgagaaacagaaaacacaaattggtcaccctttcaagaccttctttaaagagggagtctctctgttgagAACCCCAACGTGGTGGCAATAGTGCCAGCATGAACTAAAGCTTGGGCAAACCTCGGACACACACTGCCGTTGTGTCCATTGAACTGCCACGGGAATGGAGGATGGCAGAAGTGGATTAGTGTCAATTGATAATCAGGGTGCCAATCCGCTTGCCCTCCATTTAGGGACAAAGTGACAAATCACCAGATGTACCAAATtgtatcttgaaaacaaacactgcgggacattgagagagatccAGTTCAGCACCGGGTCCTGGAAACGAGCAATcgttcctccaaccaccaccgcagttggcacctgatcaggtggaggggctgaaaccaaaagggcatctcagggtcatgacctggggaaaagatgccaagtggggtctgagtgatttctgggggatttgaggggctgctttgtgctgaggaGCTCGGTGAGGGGTAAAAGAGGCGTGAAAAACCCGGGGTTGGGAAGTTTTGGGTTGGTGCCACATCCCCGGGTCAGTGTGCGATGGCCTCCCCTCAGGAGAGACGGGCTGACCCGGCTTGCCTCCTACTCGAGCCCCCGGCTTCCCGCGCGGCCTCCGCACCTGCTGCTGCCGCTCAAGTTAAGCTCGAAGGTCCACTTGTGCCAGCGCGCGCCGTGGACAAGCCCCGCCCCTGCCGCCATGACAACGCCGCCGACCGTTAACCGTCCCCCGCTTTCAAATCTGATTCAGATCAAGAGAAGAAGCCGCACGCTTCCGTCAACAAAACACTCCCGCTGCAATGCGCATGTGCGATCCCAACCGCCTCAGCGTTCTGCGTGCACCGCCCTGCGTGCACCGCCCAAAGCCCCGTCCCCACATCGTCGTCATCTTTGTTAGGGGCACATCTGTTCCGACTCTTCACCTTCTGGCCAAATGGAGCACGTTTGCCCCGATGGACATCACTTAATGTCAGAGATATTTGCaatattgagtccagatgaccctttgtcaaagcaaaaagacatagaaagtgggagatatttatactgcagggtgaaggAATGAAACCAGGGGAAAATACTGCTCATggttgtgatgcgcgatatatcacacgggaggcaagatgtactcgggaaataaaggcttttattgccaacaataacggagctactatatacaatatacaatctcagactaaagggtcaccaggcagagcagtgacctttatacctctcccaggaggcggagccaactggggtgtaccataggactatattaacaggtagaacagcccaaccctaaccccaacagtaacatatctacagactcatcgTACTGGCCataccatggctcagcactcctggtggcaaCCAACAATGGATCACCACAGGTTGTccacattctctctgtggacagccattacagcaccagggactcaggtttgtttCTCGGCttggggtgactgtgcggagtccgcacgttctccaggtgctcctgtttcctcccacacatcatCTTTTTCTTCTCATGAAAATCCAGTATTTCCGATCGCTCTGAATAAATTTTGAGGTTCAAGTCAGAgcgaataaataaaagcaaaaatctgtggatgctggaatctgaaacaaaaactgataatgaacccctgttcattattcaacatttaacatcaatacatttatttattctgcaagtcctcattctgaattgaatatctctgacatATGCAGCATTGAATTGCAACTATGACTGGCCAACAAAACAGATCGAGTCACTGGTTAATGCACACCCCATGATGCTTATTTGAGATTGACCACAGTCAGTTTATCAACAAAATCAAATATGTTTAatgggaagagatttaagaatgatcAGTTAGTTTATTCTGGGTGTGAAATATGCTGGCGCCTAAATCCCATTCATCTatcggaaagtccagtagatctgcAGTGAGCCTCGATTCCCTCAACAGCATGAATGGTTTTCCCTATATTATTATGAAAAcgattttaaaaagatgtttcTGTGCAATGTGCACCActtcctctagttcagttacagtatcacttgtgtctgtctttatgagcacacacTACGATTAGACATGTTTCATGGATTGAACAAGTTGCTAATATATGCACGGTGTCAAAATACAAACATTTCTTTCCTGCAACGACATCTTAAAatgcagcatttctgattttcctgAAAGCATTTGAGACCGAGGTCAAAACAAAGATAACATGGCGACAACATTGAGAattggataatgttcagcaaataACCAAAATCATGCATACTTCCTGAAATGATAAAGTTTCTGTCTGGTTTTGAACCAGAGACTTCTTACGCGTTAGGCAAacatgataaccactacactacagaaactacCAGCAGTTAGGTGCAGCCAATCGACCTGTCTGCAAGGTtcaactctgctgtgttgccgcaGGTTCTCATGGTTACACTATCCACCAGTATCTAttacaagcccaccaactccaACAACTATCGTGACTGCAGCTCTTCACACCCACATCCTGAAacgactccatcccattctcttcaTTCTTTCGTCTCCGCTGCATCTGCTCTGATCTTACCACTTTCCTAAATAGCATTGCAGATATGTCTTTCTTCTTCACCAGTTGTGGTTTTCCACCCAACGTTGTTGACAGGGCTCTTGCCCCTGTCCACCCATCCCCCGAGCCACtggtctcactccctccccttcctctcaGAACCAGGACAGGGTTCCCCTTGTCTTCACTTTTCACCcaaccagcctccgcattcaaaggatcatccactgccattgctgccaattccagcatgatgccactacccaacacatcttcccctcagccCCCCGCCCACTTCCCAGCATTCCACAAGGATCGTTCTCTCTGGGATACCCTGGTTCATGCCTCCATCCAACCAACATCCTATCCTctacccatggcaccttcccatgccatcgtagaaggtgcaacacctgccgctTTAGCTCCTCCCTATTCACTTCCCGGgttctaaacacccctttcaagtgaggcagcgcttcacatgcaccttcttcaatctggtctattcaattcactgctcccaatccagtctactctacattggagagaccaaacacaaattgggtgaccactttgttgAAAACCTTCAGtgcgtccgcaagcaggacccagatcttcctgtcacttgccacttcaacacaccaccctgctctcctgcccacatgtccgtccttggccttttgcaatgttctcgtgaaccccaatgcaaattggaggaacagaacctcatcttccgattgggcactttacagccttccagactgaacattgagttcaacaacttcagagcatgtttctcccctccaccttcaccccatttccatttattttatttcattttgtttcttcttttcatctcattcatccattttatcatatttctttctcacttccatttttcaacTTCTTCATCCCTGCTCTCCTTCTCGCCcgcacccgccccctcccccccaccaacccccccccccccccccccctccattcagggcaaaccatctgtacctctgctcTACCATTCTGATTAACATTTTTCAcacctctctcagccttctgCATTCTCCTTTTCATTCCccttgtccaattacagcacccccccccccttccaccctcataatataaatcttgtctgattttctttgcccttagctctgatgaagggtcatccaaactcgaaacgttggcgagTTACTCAATATTTGTTTTGTTATTCAATATTAAATATGAATCCATGTATTTAATACATACATCTTCATTCTGAGTTGAATATCTCGGGAATATGCAACATTGCATTGCAAACATTACTGACCAATAAAAGAAATCGAGTTACTGGGTAATACACATTccatggtgcttatttgagacagtcagcttttaaacaatatCAAACATCCTAAAAGGGAAAAGATTTAATAATGATTTGctagttatacttgatccctctttattctgcatgtgaaacattctggcgcctaaatcccGTTCATCTATAGAAAAGTCCAGCAGTTCTACGCTGAGTTTCGATTTACTCATCTCCCTGAGTGATTTTTCCCCATTTCTTTATaatgaagaacaattttaaaaatatgcttccgggaaatgtgcgccatttcctctagtttagttacagtttcacttgtgtctgtctttatgagcacacacGACTATGACACATGTTTCAGATgatgattaactatgttagtctgcactTGTAAAACCATTATATTCTGTTATGGACTGAACAAGTTGCTAATATGCGCACAGTGTCAAAATACACacatttatttcctcattgcgtcttaaaacacagcatttctgattttgctgaaagcaTTTGTGGCCGAGttcagagcaaagataacatgGTTACAACATGGAGAATCGGATAATGTTAAGCAACAACTACCATGCAAAACTTCCCTCACGCTAAATGAAGAACTATAACTAATGTTTCTGCccggtttcgaaccggggacctttcgcgtgtgaggcgaacgtgataaccactacactacagaaacaactgATAGTATAGCGCCACCAATTGGCCTggccacaatgttcaacaccattgtgTTGCCGCAGGTTTGAATGGTtatactgagagcccatgtcactcaaTACAAGACAAAAACAGTTTCTTTCAACCTGatttctcaacttatcttgaacttcaaccTTTCAAAGCGGTCGTCCGGCAAATATCGAAggaagcaatgatttctgctcaatcattaatgcatcattctcatcttccttcgaataatttcaaccagttctacCCAGTATTTGTTCGTTGTTCAATGTTTAATATTAATATATTATTATTAATTACATATCTCCTCATTCTGAATGAAATATCTCCGAAGTAGACAatattgaattgcaaacatgaaTCGAGTCACATGTCACGGTGCTTAATTGAGATTGACCAcaatcagcttttaaacaaaatcaaatatctttcaagggaatagatttaagaatgacttgttagttatacttgatccctctttattctgtgtTTGAAACACTCAGACGTCTTAATCCCGTTCAGCtgtaggaaagtccagtagatccgcactgattctcgatttcctcaaCTGTCTGAATGGTTTTCCCTATTTCTTTACTCTGAAGAACGATGTTAAATAATGGTTCCGCGCaatgtgcgtcatttcctctagttcagttacagtttcacttgtgtctgcctttttgagcacacaatacTATTCGACATGGTTCAGGTGATGATTAACTTTGTTAGTCTGCATCAACaaagccattaaattctgttgtggactgaaTGAGTTGCTGATATGTCCACGGTGTCAAAAcaggaacatctatttcctctcatTGCGTCATAAAAATACAGGAtctctgattttgctgaaagattttgaggccgaggtcagagcaaagataacatgGCTTTAATATTGagtttcggataatgttcagcaacaaatTTCAATCATGTAAACTTCCCTCACCCTGAATGAACACATTTTAATAATATTTCGGCATGGTTTTGAACGAGGGATTTTCCGTGTGTGAGGCGAATGCAACCACCATTACACTACAGAAACTGCTGGCGTCTGTAGGACCCAATGGGACTctcttgaaatgttgcaacacTCATTGGGACTGCTGTCGACATATTGATCcaagaatgattttgatttgatttgatttattattgtcacatgtattaacgtacagtgaaaagtattgcttcttgcgcgctatacagacaaaacataccgctcatagagaaggaagcgagagtgtGCActttgcagtgttacagtcatagctagggtgtagagaaagatcaacttaacgcaaggtaagtccattcaaaagtctgacagcagcagggaagaagctattcttgagtcggttggtacgtgacctcagacttttgtatctttttcccgaaggaagaaggtgaaagagagaatgtccggggacgtggggtccttaattatgctggccgctttgccgaggcagcgggaagtgtagacagagtcaatggatgggaggctggtttgtgtgatggattgggcacaatcacgaccttttgtatttccttgcagtcttgggcagagaaggagccacagcaagctgtgatacaaccagaaagaatgctttctatggtacatctgtaaaagttggtgagagtcgtagctgacgtgcaaaatttccttcgtcttctgaagacgtggaggtgttggtgggctttcttaactatagtgtcgtcatggggggaccagggcagatagttggtgatctggagacctaaaaacatgaagctcccgaccctttctacttcgtccctgttgatatagacagggacatgttctcctttacgcttcctgaagtcgatgacaatctccttcatttagttgacattgagggagagactattgttgctgcaccagttcaccagattctttacctcattcctgtactctgtctcatcattgtttgagatctgacccactacggtggcatcgtcagcaaacttgaaaatcgaattgaaggggaatttggccacacagtcataggtgtataaggagtatagtagggggctgagaacacagcattgtggggcaccggtgttgaggatgatcgtggaggaggtgttgttgcctatctttacagattatggtctgtgagttaggaagttcaggatccagtcacagaggaggtgccgaggtccaggtcacggagtttggagatgagtttcgtgggaataatagtgttgaagtctgagctatagtcaataaataggagtgtgtccttgttatctaggtgatccagggttgagtgcaaggccacggaaatgccgtctgctgtggacctgttgcggcggtaggcaactgtagtggatccaggtagtccgggaggctggaattgattcgtgccatgacacacttttcaaagcacttcatcatgatggatgtcagagccaccggccgatagttattaaggcacgctgcttgatttttcttaggtaccgggatgatggtcggcttcttgaagcagatagggacttcagattgttgtaatgaTTGAAAATGGTTGACAATGGCAGAGAACaataagaggcccttcgacccaccatgACTATCCAATTATTTTATGACGAGTTACCAAACTGAcgtgtcggtgcgggcttggtgggtcgaagggcctgttccagtgctgcactgttctttgttctcatttcaatttcctcctctcattccatgaagctgatttttctccctttcaagtCATTGTCCAATCCCCATTTGAAGAAGTAGTTTCTGTGGAATCCATGTACAGTTTGCTTTAGGTAACAACGTTTCACTGACCCAATGGCATGAAGTATTGGATATAGCTTCCCAATATAGTTTTCAACGTAAGCATATATTTATTTCTGCAATTGATTTCAAATGGAATTTACAAAACGGGTTTAATCGGATGAAGCATCTCctcattatttctgaattataTATGATATTAACTCCACAACTTTCCACAGAGTATGGAATATAACAGAGGAGAATTAATCACCTATACCTGAAGCAGTCTCCTTGTGTTGTCCTCCTGTGTCCCAAACATCCGATCTGGCAACCTCGAGAATGGGTGGGGAATCTATCTTACCTACAGCGACCtcacacggggtggcacggtggcacagtggcacactgctgcctcacagcgccagggatttgggttcgattcctggcttgggtctgagtggagtttgcacgttcttcctgtgtctgtg
This window contains:
- the LOC144485791 gene encoding ER membrane protein complex subunit 4-like isoform X2, translating into MAAGAGLVHGARWHKWTFELNLSGSSRSRDQQCGQRDSMYPVAYSDKQLPDICVQETDWILVEKRCWDIALGPLKQLPMNLFIMYMAGNTISILPIMMVCMMAWRPIQALMSMSAIFRVLGNSYQHWLQCLIYFIGNLLGLALAIYKCQAMGLLPTHASDWLAFIQPPQRVENTGGGLVL